From one Lycium ferocissimum isolate CSIRO_LF1 chromosome 5, AGI_CSIRO_Lferr_CH_V1, whole genome shotgun sequence genomic stretch:
- the LOC132057205 gene encoding protein CANDIDATE G-PROTEIN COUPLED RECEPTOR 7-like, with translation MTKIPFLLLLLLLSLTSPTLAEIKNLKIRSDNRPMILFERFGFTHTGQTSISVSSVSVIPTVTTPDPSRLGFFLLSEESLIQVLIELQQNPNFCVLDSNFILRLFTFRDLSPPPNSSFNKAYPVTSPNEYSLFFANCAPESKVSMDVRTELYNLDGRVKDYLSAGLTQLPTLYFLFALVYFGFLAVWVLFCLKNRTSVHRIHGLMALLVVMKALNLLFAAEDKHYVKVTGTAHGWDVLFYIFQSMRVVLLFTVIVLIGTGWSFLKPFLQEREKKVLMIVIPLQVLANVASVVIGETGPFIRDWVTWNQVFLIVDIICCCAIIFPIVWSIRSLRETSKTDGKAARNLAKLTLFRQFYIVVIGYLYFTRIVVFALKTISAYKYQWVSYSAEEIVSLAFYIVMFYMFRPVERNEYFVLDDEEEEAAAVALRDEEFEL, from the exons ATGACGAAAATACccttccttctccttctcctcctcctctccCTAACCTCACCCACTTTGGCCGAAATCAAAAACCTCAAAATCCGATCCGATAACCGACCCATGATCCTTTTCGAACGATTCGGGTTTACACACACAGGCCAAACATCCATTTCCGTTTCATCCGTTTCCGTTATCCCCACCGTAACCACTCCTGATCCCTCCCGCTTAGGATTCTTCCTATTATCCGAAGAATCCCTAATTCAAGTCCTAATTGAACTTCAACAAAACCCTAATTTCTGTGtacttgattccaatttcaTACTACGTTTATTCACTTTTCGTGATCTTTCTCCTCCACCTAATTCATCGTTTAATAAAGCTTATCCTGTTACTTCACCTAATGAATACTCGCTTTTTTTCGCGAATTGTGCACCTGAATCGAAGGTTTCTATGGATGTAAGGACTGAGCTTTATAATCTCGATGGTCGCGTTAAAGATTATCTCTCTGCAG GTCTTACTCAGTTACCCACTTTGTACTTCTTGTTTGCCTTGGTTTATTTTGGCTTTTTGGCGGTCTGGGTGCTATTTTGTTTGAAGAACAGGACATCTGTGCATAGGATTCATGGACTTATGGCACTTTTGGTTGTAATGAAGGCGTTGAATTTGCTTTTTGCTGCTGAGGATAAGCATTATGTTAAGGTTACTGGAACTGCACATGGATGGGATGTGTTGTTCTACATTTTCCAGTCCATGCGTGTGGTTTTGCTTTTCACTGTTATCGTTTTGATTGGTACTGGGTGGTCGTTCTTGAAGCCGTTTTTGCAAGAGAGGGAAAAGAAGGTGTTGATGATTGTGATTCCGCTTCAGGTTTTGGCTAATGTTGCTTCGGTTGTTATTGGTGAAACGGGTCCTTTTATTAGGGATTGGGTGACATGGAATCAGGTCTTTTTGATTGTTGATATCATCTGCTGCTGTGCTATTATTTTCCCCATTGTGTGGTCGATTAGGTCGTTGAGGGAGACTTCCAAGACCGATGGGAAGGCAGCAAGGAATTTGGCAAAGTTGACTCTTTTCAGGCAGTTTTATATTGTGGTGATTGGATACTTGTACTTCACAAGGATTGTGGTTTTTGCCTTGAAGACAATTTCCGCTTATAAGTACCAATGGGTGTCATACTCTGCGGAGGAAATAGTGAGCCTAGCTTTTTACATTGTCATGTTTTACATGTTTAGGCCAGTGGAGAGGAATGAGTACTTTGTTCTTGATGATGAGGAAGAAGAGGCTGCAGCAGTGGCTCTTCGGGATGAGGAATTTGAGCTGTAA